Sequence from the Segatella copri genome:
ACGAGGTTGAACTCGGCGTCATCGCGAAGGTTCTTGAACTCCTGACCTGGCTCCCACTGAACCTTCACGCCGGTGATGTTCTGCGAGGTAAACTTGTCAGCATCCTCAGCACCCTTTGAGGTGAGAAGGGTAGAGAAATCACCGAGGTCGCCCAGACGAATCTTCTTGCCCTCAAGCAACATCTCACGCATGCAGTCTACGGCGATGTAGAGGATGGCGCTGATGTCGGCTCTCGAATAAACACTACCATGTGAAGTGATGTGCTTGGCAAACTTCTCGATGGTCATGATGTCAGTGTACTGCGAGATGGCGAAAGCATTCTGCTTCTCAGTCTTCACGAGTTCCAGGTCCTTTGGATCAGGAGTTGTACCCTCCTTCTTAGCCTGGTTGATGCGTGACTTAGCCTGGTTGATTTCCAGAAGATTTGCGTTCACGCTACGCATTACGATGCTGTAATTAATCATAGTCGTTTGTAGTATGTTTAGAGTCCTTTGTTTTGCAACTCCCCAGAACGCCCCGTTCCTGCCGTTTTCGGGGTCTTCATTGATGACCGGCGCCTGCCATCATTTATGACCCGTGTTGGTCTTAATAGAAGACCGCCTTCAGGCACCTAAGGCATTTCCTTCGATTGCTGGTGCAAAGATACGAATAAATCTGGTATCTACCAAATTTAGACATGTGATAAGGAGCGATTTTCAGCAAACTTACGATTTGAAAGTTAGCTTAAAAAACAAACTCTATGTTTATGCGGTGCATCTCTATGTTTTGTGGCATAGAAAACTATGTTTTGCTGTATAAATCAGCATATTACAAAGTAATAACCTATTTGCAGGAAACGTGTTCAGTATTCAGTATTCAGTTTTTTTCGCTGTTGTTACCACTCTCTGTATAGATAGTATATTATATATAAATATATATATAATATAAAATAATTACTTACAATTTATAACCATGAAAAAGGTAACTATCGCGAAAAAAACTGAATACTGAATATTGAATAACCTTTTAGGCATTATAAGCCCTGGTTATAATCGCAATCAGCAAGTCCATCATAACCCTTGCCAAAAAACGGCATAAAGCAGAGATTATTTTCGTGAAATATAAACATTTAAAACAGGTCTTTCTTTTTCAAGTGGTCTCAGCTATAGAAATATGATGTTCTTTGGAAGACAAAACGAAATAAAAGAATTGGCTCAGGAGAGATTATCCATGGCTAGACAACCTCTCCTAACCAAAGCAGCAGGAATTACATCAAATCACACTTCTCCCCAGTGTTCTTCTCAACCTTCTCGCCATCTTTCAGGATGCGAGCCTTATAGCCAAACTTCTCAAAACCTTTCTGGAGCTTCTCTGGGGTTGTCTTGTCGGCATTATACTGTACTGTGACAGTCTGGTCTGGCACAGAAGTCTCAATGCTCTTGATTCCCTTCTCAAAGCGAAGGTTGCTCTTGATTTTATTCTCACAAGCCTCACAGTGCATCTGTGGGGTTGTGGTGAACACTACAGTCTTGATGTCCTTGGCAAAGGTTACCATTGCCACCATCATCATTGTGAACATTACTAAAATTTTCTTCATAACTTTTCTATTTGCTTTAATCATTCTACTTTAAACATTTTCAATTAAAAGTGTACTCTCACTCCTGCGTAGAACATCCTGCCCTCTACAGGTCCCCAAACCAAGGTTGGCTCGAAATCGCTTCCCCATGGATTGCCGGCACCATAGATAGGAGTTTTCTGCTTGAAACCAGTCAGATTTTCGCCTCCCACATAGATACTCCAATGGCGGAACCATCTCGTAACCTGCGCACTCACTTGCCCGAAGCTATGGAAACGAGGAGACCATGACTGGCTTCCATCTGCCAACTGGTAAGGCTCAGGATTTCTGCCTCCACCATTCAACTGCACGGTGGCATCAAATTGCCATAGGCCAAGTGGAGTCTTATAGGATGCCGTGAAGAGCGCCTTATACTTACTGGTCAATGGCTTTTCTTTCAAGGTTTTGCCATAATCGTAGGTACACTTCACATCGTTCAGACGATAAGCCGCTGTTATCTCCAAGCCCTTCAGCAATGGATAAGAGGCATCTATCTGGAAGGTGTGCGAATAAGACTTGCCCATCAGATTGCAGATGGAGATAAGCCCCTTGTTGGCATCATAATCCACCACCGCTTGATTCTTGAAGTCGGTATAGTAATACTCAGCGTTCAGTTTCAGTGTCTTGCCAAACATCGGGATGTAGAAAGCGGTACTTATACCATAGTTCCAAGCCTCCTCTTGCTTAAGTCCATCACCCGTAATCTGAAACTCCCTGCCGCTCGCCAAGAGATAGTTGTACTCTGCTAAGCCAAATACCGTGCGATAGCCCTTACCTGCTGATAAGCGGATGCTGATGGCATCGACAGGCGAATACTTCACGTGGAAACGAGGGGTGAAGAAATTGCCATAAAGCGAACTATGGTCGAAACGGACACCTGCCATCGCTGTCAACTTCGTGCCTAACGTATAGGTGTATTGGGCGTATGCTCCTGGAGTCGTCTCCTTCTCGTTCATTCTCTGCATCTCCGACAAAAGATAAGGAGAGTTTTCTTGCCCTACTGTCGGTCTTGGAGAAACATTCACATTGGCGCGCTGTCCCAGGTAATCATGGTTGACGCTCAAACCTACCGACAAATTGTGCTGATGAGTAAAATTGGTCTCAAAAATCAGTGAGCCATAGAGATTCTTCTCATTGAGGTCGTAGAACCTGTTGCCATACTGGGCATCGAGCTGGTGCATCGAAGCTGAGGACATGAAGGCAATATTGGTACCATGCTCGTGATTGAGGATGAAGGCATGTTTCATATAACCCTCATAACGGTTGGTATGGAGCTTGATTCGATAAATATCATCACTATGAACATGTTCCTCATCCTGCCCACTGGTACGAATCTCCTTCAAAGCCCCAAGTCCACCATGAAAGATGTAGTGCTTGCCTTTATACAGCCAACGGTTCTGTACATTATATTGTTCTCTGCCTGGCATATCATAGAAACCATCGCCATTGTCATCATGGTTTTTGAGGATATTCTCATGATGCAACAATATCTCCGTTGCCCACTTATCCGACAGATGAACGTTGGCATCGGCGTTTGCTTCGATTCGGCTCTTGGTATCACCAAAGAGGTTTACCTCCACCTGTTGCTCATCCTCTGGCTTCAAGTAATCCACATTGATTTGACCTGTAATCGACTCATAGCCATTCTTCACCGAAGCACTACCCTTGGATACTTGAATGCCTTTCATCCAAGGTCCCGGCACATAGCCCAGGGCGTAAGGGATGGCTGCACCACGGAAATTCGGCAGATTCTCGGTGAGCATCTGTACGTAAGTGCCCGAAAGACCGAGGAGTTTGATTTGTCTTGCGCCCGTCGTGGCATCATTATAAGCCACATCCACCGAAGGGTTGGTCGTAAAACTCTCGCCCAGGTTGCAACAAGCCGCCTTGAAGAGCTCATCCTTGTTCACAGCGATGCCATTCACGGCACCAGCCAATCGGGAAGTGCCCGACTTACGAGCCACCACCTTCACCTCCTGCAAGGTCTTGTCCTTAAAAATGGAATCCTGAGTGGAGGAATCTACAGAGTTATTTTCTACAGAATTATTATATGATGATGACAGAGACACAACCTCTGTCTTATTGTTTTTTGCATAAGTCTCAGCACCAATAACCAGCAAGGCACTGAGCAATATATATCTTGAATACATAAATATATTTCCTTTTATCCGAATCTTAAATCTTCGCTCCGGATGATTTTACCATTTTATATATGTATGCAACCCTAAGATTTTACTGATAGGGATAGGCATACGACAATCTTGGCTGCAAAAGTACAGAAAAACTTTTGCAACCTATTTGCAAATATGGAAAAATCAAATAATCAGGAAGTTAAGGAGGGCAAGATAAGCCCTTGGAGGCGAATGCGGAACATTCAGATTCCAATATCTTGCCTTCTGAATGCTACAGATAACAGGACGAGGCAACGTCTGCCAAAGGGCTGGCGCGATGCCTGCAAACACTGGTGCTGCATCGAAATCCAAGTGTTGGATAGAGACCGTAGGCGATAGTTTCACCAGCTCCACTTCCATGCAATGTTTGTTCACCTGTGCGCCCAGCTTACCTCGGCAACAATCATGGTGCATGCTACGTTTCACGCAACAGTCAGTCACCATACCCACCATCACCTTGTCATAATGAAGGCAGTGCATGACGGTAGTACCCACGCTCAAGTAAACCACCATGAGCGAGAGCATCAAAGCCATCAATATGTTGAGCGAACGTTTCATACCTATTTTTTGCACCTTTCTTTTCTCAAGTTGCAAAATTAAGCATTTCCATCAGAATATGAAGCTAATACCCCCATAAATTAATTACCTTTAACGGTTTTTCTTTTTTGCAAGTCTTTACTCCTCCCCATTCAGGCATTCGCCGGTTTCATAACTCTTCGTTATATCCTTTAAGATACCAATCATCTCCTGCCTCAGACTCTCGGGTTTCAGTACGCAATGAGTATGTGTAGAAGAAACGTAGTTTAGCATCATAATATCTTTTATTCGCAACAATCTTGCTCACAGGATCATTTTTACTTTCGAAACCGCCATTTCGGAAAAACAAGAAGCACACAAACAAATAAAAAAACTTAAATTAGCAAACAAGCAAGCTGATATTCAGGCATTTTTATTACCTTTGCATTCGAAACCGCCATTTCCGAAACAGCGGTTTCGAAAAATAACATCAAAAAAAACTGTAAAATTATAGAAATATGAAGTTCTTTGGAAGACAAAACGAAATAAAAGAATTGCAAGAGATAAGAAATCTATCTTTGCAAACGGCCCGTTTTACAATCGTAACCGGACGCCGACGTAGCGGTAAGACATCCTTATTGATAAAAGCATACGAGGATGTTCAGGATATGCTGTATTTCTTTGTTGCAAGAAAATCAGAAGCAGAACTCTGCAGAGATTTTATCGAAGAGATGACGAGCAAATTTCAGCTTCCTATTCTCGGTGAAGTAACACGCTTTGCTGACATCTTTAAATATCTGCTTCAACTATCCAAGATTCGCCCTATCACTCTCATCATTGATGAGTTTCAGGATTTCAAGCGGGTTAATCCATCTATCTTTTCAGATATGCAAAAGATATGGGACCTTAACAAACAGGAAGCTCACATCAATCTCGTGGTTTGCGGTTCTGTTTATTCACTTATGAACATCATCTTTAAAAATAACAAGCAACCTCTTTATGGTAGGCAGACTGGAGAAATAAAAGTCACTCCATTTCCTCCTTCTGTCATTAAGGAAATTCTCTCTACATATAATTCTGCCTATACCAATGATGACCTACTGGCTCTCTACAGTTATACAGGCGGAGTAGCAGAATATGTAGAAATGATGATGGATGCAGGAGCCACGACCAAGGAACAGATGACAGAGCGGTTTATTGCAAAAAACTCTTATTTCATCTACGAAGGAAAAAATATGCTGATAGAAGAATTTGGCAAAGACTATGCCCGCTATTTCGAGATACTGCAACTTATCGCTTCAGGCTACACAACCCGTGGTGAAATAGAAAGCATCATGAAAATAGAACTTTCGGGCTATCTCACCAAACTGGAGAACGACTATAGCTTGATCTCCCGTTATATACCGATGTTCCAAAAGACCAATCGCAACATTCGCTATCAGATAGAAGACAACTTCCTTCGCGTCTGGTTTCGCTACATCTACAAATATGGCTACATGATAGAGGTTGGCGCCAATAAAAAACTAAAAATGGTCATGGATAAGAGCTACACCACATACACCGGC
This genomic interval carries:
- a CDS encoding heavy-metal-associated domain-containing protein, whose product is MKKILVMFTMMMVAMVTFAKDIKTVVFTTTPQMHCEACENKIKSNLRFEKGIKSIETSVPDQTVTVQYNADKTTPEKLQKGFEKFGYKARILKDGEKVEKNTGEKCDLM
- a CDS encoding TonB-dependent receptor plug domain-containing protein; translation: MYSRYILLSALLVIGAETYAKNNKTEVVSLSSSYNNSVENNSVDSSTQDSIFKDKTLQEVKVVARKSGTSRLAGAVNGIAVNKDELFKAACCNLGESFTTNPSVDVAYNDATTGARQIKLLGLSGTYVQMLTENLPNFRGAAIPYALGYVPGPWMKGIQVSKGSASVKNGYESITGQINVDYLKPEDEQQVEVNLFGDTKSRIEANADANVHLSDKWATEILLHHENILKNHDDNGDGFYDMPGREQYNVQNRWLYKGKHYIFHGGLGALKEIRTSGQDEEHVHSDDIYRIKLHTNRYEGYMKHAFILNHEHGTNIAFMSSASMHQLDAQYGNRFYDLNEKNLYGSLIFETNFTHQHNLSVGLSVNHDYLGQRANVNVSPRPTVGQENSPYLLSEMQRMNEKETTPGAYAQYTYTLGTKLTAMAGVRFDHSSLYGNFFTPRFHVKYSPVDAISIRLSAGKGYRTVFGLAEYNYLLASGREFQITGDGLKQEEAWNYGISTAFYIPMFGKTLKLNAEYYYTDFKNQAVVDYDANKGLISICNLMGKSYSHTFQIDASYPLLKGLEITAAYRLNDVKCTYDYGKTLKEKPLTSKYKALFTASYKTPLGLWQFDATVQLNGGGRNPEPYQLADGSQSWSPRFHSFGQVSAQVTRWFRHWSIYVGGENLTGFKQKTPIYGAGNPWGSDFEPTLVWGPVEGRMFYAGVRVHF
- a CDS encoding DNA-binding protein — encoded protein: MINYSIVMRSVNANLLEINQAKSRINQAKKEGTTPDPKDLELVKTEKQNAFAISQYTDIMTIEKFAKHITSHGSVYSRADISAILYIAVDCMREMLLEGKKIRLGDLGDFSTLLTSKGAEDADKFTSQNITGVKVQWEPGQEFKNLRDDAEFNLVASRSAQAAVIKAIKEGKTNVDLNAPTTPDNTPGGSTPGGSNTGQTGSDGQGSESSGGTTGKDDTGDGLE
- a CDS encoding ATP-binding protein, whose amino-acid sequence is MKFFGRQNEIKELQEIRNLSLQTARFTIVTGRRRSGKTSLLIKAYEDVQDMLYFFVARKSEAELCRDFIEEMTSKFQLPILGEVTRFADIFKYLLQLSKIRPITLIIDEFQDFKRVNPSIFSDMQKIWDLNKQEAHINLVVCGSVYSLMNIIFKNNKQPLYGRQTGEIKVTPFPPSVIKEILSTYNSAYTNDDLLALYSYTGGVAEYVEMMMDAGATTKEQMTERFIAKNSYFIYEGKNMLIEEFGKDYARYFEILQLIASGYTTRGEIESIMKIELSGYLTKLENDYSLISRYIPMFQKTNRNIRYQIEDNFLRVWFRYIYKYGYMIEVGANKKLKMVMDKSYTTYTGKVLERYFIAKMIESEEYTQIASWWDRKGENEIDIIAADELEQKVIWLFANFGAHNAQLQNSLRKFYIKC